The Astyanax mexicanus isolate ESR-SI-001 chromosome 14, AstMex3_surface, whole genome shotgun sequence genome window below encodes:
- the LOC103039104 gene encoding ras-related protein Rab-15 isoform X1, whose product MAKQYDVLFRLLLLGDSGVGKTCLLCRFTDNEFLPQHVSTIGVDFKMKTLEVDGVKVRIQIWDTAGQERYQTITKQYYRRAQGIFLVYDITSASSFQHIVKWVSDVDEYAPPTVQKILIGNKSDEEHRRQVATEQGSQLAKSYGMDFFETSARSTYNIKQSFTRLTELVLQANRMELDTIPPSVEDNLAVLHPEEEEEQEIKEEEEYSTCSC is encoded by the exons ATGGCGAAGCAGTACGACGTGCTGTTCAGACTCCTGCTGCTGGGAGACTCCGGGGTCGGGAAGACCTGCTTACTGTGCAGATTTACCGACAACGAGTTCCTCCCTCAGCACGTCTCAACCATCG gagTGGATTTTAAGATGAAAACACTGGAAGTAGATGGAGTTAAAGTACGAATACAGATTTG GGACACAGCTGGACAGGAGAGGTACCAAACTATCACCAAGCAGTATTACAGACGTGCTCAG GGAATCTTTCTAGTATATGACATCACCAGCGCCTCCTCTTTCCAGCATATAGTGAAGTGGGTGAGTGACGTGGATGAG TATGCCCCTCCCACTGTGCAGAAGATTCTCATCGGGAACAAAAGTGATGAGGAGCACAGAAGACAGGTGGCCACAGAGCAGGGGAGCCAG CTTGCGAAGTCTTATGGGATGGATTTCTTTGAGACAAGTGCCCGTAGTACTTACAACATCAAACAG TCATTCACTCGGTTGACTGAGCTGGTGCTGCAGGCCAACAGGATGGAGCTGGATACGATACCTCCGTCCGTAGAAGACAACCTCGCAGTTCTTCatccggaggaggaggaggagcaggagataaaggaggaggaggaatacaGCACCTGCTCATGTTAG
- the LOC103039104 gene encoding ras-related protein Rab-15 isoform X2 → MAKQYDVLFRLLLLGDSGVGKTCLLCRFTDNEFLPQHVSTIGVDFKMKTLEVDGVKVRIQIWDTAGQERYQTITKQYYRRAQGIFLVYDITSASSFQHIVKWYAPPTVQKILIGNKSDEEHRRQVATEQGSQLAKSYGMDFFETSARSTYNIKQSFTRLTELVLQANRMELDTIPPSVEDNLAVLHPEEEEEQEIKEEEEYSTCSC, encoded by the exons ATGGCGAAGCAGTACGACGTGCTGTTCAGACTCCTGCTGCTGGGAGACTCCGGGGTCGGGAAGACCTGCTTACTGTGCAGATTTACCGACAACGAGTTCCTCCCTCAGCACGTCTCAACCATCG gagTGGATTTTAAGATGAAAACACTGGAAGTAGATGGAGTTAAAGTACGAATACAGATTTG GGACACAGCTGGACAGGAGAGGTACCAAACTATCACCAAGCAGTATTACAGACGTGCTCAG GGAATCTTTCTAGTATATGACATCACCAGCGCCTCCTCTTTCCAGCATATAGTGAAGTGG TATGCCCCTCCCACTGTGCAGAAGATTCTCATCGGGAACAAAAGTGATGAGGAGCACAGAAGACAGGTGGCCACAGAGCAGGGGAGCCAG CTTGCGAAGTCTTATGGGATGGATTTCTTTGAGACAAGTGCCCGTAGTACTTACAACATCAAACAG TCATTCACTCGGTTGACTGAGCTGGTGCTGCAGGCCAACAGGATGGAGCTGGATACGATACCTCCGTCCGTAGAAGACAACCTCGCAGTTCTTCatccggaggaggaggaggagcaggagataaaggaggaggaggaatacaGCACCTGCTCATGTTAG
- the gpx2 gene encoding glutathione peroxidase 2 → MTFIAKTFYDLRATTLEGESVDFNVFRGRVVLIENVASLUGTTTRDYSQLNQLQSRYPHRLVVLGFPCNQFGYQENCTNGEILNSLKHVRPGAGYEPGFTIFEKCDVNGVNTHPVFAYLKDKLPYPDDDPVSFVQDPKFLVWSPVSRTDVSWNFEKFLIGPEGEPFKRYSKKFETIAIEPDIQRLLRLTKN, encoded by the exons ATGACGTTCATAGCCAAGACCTTCTACGACCTGCGTGCTACAACGCTGGAGGGAGAATCCGTCGATTTTAATGTGTTCAGAGGACGGGTGGTGCTGATTGAGAATGTGGCATCCCTCTGAGGTACGACCACCCGGGACTACAGCCAGCTCAACCAGCTCCAGAGCAGGTACCCACACCGGCTGGTGGTCCTGGGCTTCCCCTGTAACCAGTTTGGCTACCAG GAAAACTGCACCAATGGAGAAATCCTGAACTCCCTGAAGCACGTGAGGCCAGGAGCAGGATACGAACCTGGATTCACCATTTTCGAGAAGTGTGACGTGAATGGGGTCAACACTCACCCCGTCTTCGCCTACCTGAAGGACAAACTCCCATACCCTGACGACGACCCGGTCTCCTTCGTGCAGGACCCCAAATTCCTTGTGTGGAGCCCCGTCAGCCGGACTGACGTCTCTTGGAATTTTGAGAAGTTCCTCATTGGCCCTGAAGGCGAGCCGTTCAAGAGATACAGCAAAAAGTTCGAGACCATTGCCATCGAACCCGACATCCAGAGATTACTGAGATTGACCAAgaactaa